The following are encoded in a window of Gossypium raimondii isolate GPD5lz chromosome 13, ASM2569854v1, whole genome shotgun sequence genomic DNA:
- the LOC105781765 gene encoding probable 2-oxoglutarate-dependent dioxygenase AOP1 isoform X1 has product MGVNAEIEYPVIEFRSSDLKRGTDGWNCLCKRVREACETFGSFEVVYEKISTEVREEVFRLIKELVEVPVERKQKNVSPVPFHGWVGSSPQISLLYEGFGVGDASNYDSIKSFAQLMWPDGYPHFCDIVYTLATQMEELNKLIWLMIIDSYGLGEELLKMSYKTLIRMVKYMAPPSGKFESGLFPHTDKPISTLICEDKISGLEIEVKDDKWLRLSNLSPSSFVFMVGDPFKAWSNGRLKSGMHRVMMGGDKDRYSIAAFAVPNKGTIIKTPKELIDDQHPQLYKDFDFMEYFFFTASDLAKRFNSNQQIDAFAALSPPISN; this is encoded by the exons ATGGGTGTCAATGCTGAAATTGAGTACCCAGTCATTGAGTTCCGTTCATCGGATTTGAAGCGAGGTACTGATGGGTGGAATTGTTTGTGCAAGAGGGTTCGTGAGGCTTGCGAGACTTTCGGCTCTTTTGAGGTGGTATACGAAAAGATATCAACGGAAGTTCGAGAAGAGGTTTTTAGGTTGATTAAAGAACTGGTTGAAGTCCCAGTAGAGAGGAAACAGAAGAACGTTAGTCCCGTGCCTTTCCATGGTTGGGTTGGATCGTCCCCTCAGATTTCTTTGTTGTATGAAGGCTTCGGAGTTGGAGATGCCTCCAACTATGATTCTATTAAAAGCTTTGCTCAACTTATGTGGCCTGATGGTTACCCACACTTTTG TGACATTGTATACACCCTGGCGACACAGATGGAAGAGCTAAACAAGTTAATCTGGCTAATGATAATTGATAGTTATGGATTAGGGGAGGAATTACTGAAGATGAGCTACAAAACGCTGATACGGATGGTGAAATACATGGCCCCTCCATCGGGGAAGTTTGAGAGTGGACTCTTTCCTCATACAGATAAACCAATTAGCACACTCATTTGCGAGGATAAAATTTCAGGGTTGGAAATTGAGGTCAAGGACGACAAATGGTTGAGGTTGTCTAATTTATCTCCTTCTTCCTTTGTATTTATGGTTGGAGACCCTTTCAAg gCTTGGAGTAATGGGAGATTGAAATCGGGGATGCACAGAGTGATGATGGGTGGAGATAAAGATCGATATTCTATAGCAGCTTTTGCCGTTCCAAACAAGGGTACCATAATCAAGACACCCAAAGAGCTTATAGATGACCAACATCCTCAACTTTACAAAGACTTTGATTTCATGGAGTACTTCTTTTTTACTGCTTCGGACCTAGCAAAGAGGTTCAACTCCAACCAGCAGATCGACGCCTTTGCTGCTCTGTCACCACCGATTTCCAATTAA
- the LOC105781765 gene encoding probable 2-oxoglutarate-dependent dioxygenase AOP1 isoform X3 translates to MGVNAEIEYPVIEFRSSDLKRGTDGWNCLCKRVREACETFGSFEVVYEKISTEVREEVFRLIKELVEVPVERKQKNVSPVPFHGWVGSSPQISLLYEGFGVGDASNYDSIKSFAQLMWPDGYPHFCDIVHTLATQMEELNKLIWLMIIDSYGLGEESLKMCYTTLIRMVKYMAPPSGKFESGLFPHTDKPISTLICEDKISGLEIEVKDGQWLRLSNLSPSSFVFMVGDPFKAWSNGRLKSGMHRVMMSGDKDRYSIAAFAVPNKGTIIKTPKELIDDQHPQLYKDFDFMEYFFFTASDLAKRFNSNQQIDAFAALSPPISN, encoded by the exons ATGGGTGTCAATGCTGAAATTGAGTACCCAGTCATTGAGTTCCGTTCATCGGATTTGAAGCGAGGTACTGATGGGTGGAATTGTTTGTGCAAGAGGGTTCGTGAGGCTTGCGAGACTTTCGGCTCTTTTGAGGTGGTATACGAAAAGATATCAACGGAAGTTCGAGAAGAGGTTTTTAGGTTGATTAAAGAACTGGTTGAAGTCCCAGTAGAGAGGAAACAGAAGAACGTTAGTCCCGTGCCTTTCCATGGTTGGGTTGGATCGTCCCCTCAGATTTCTTTGTTGTATGAAGGCTTCGGAGTTGGAGATGCCTCCAACTATGATTCTATTAAAAGCTTTGCTCAACTTATGTGGCCTGATGGTTACCCACACTTTTG TGACATTGTACACACTCTGGCGACACAAATGGAAGAGCTAAACAAGTTAATCTGGCTAATGATAATTGATAGTTATGGATTAGGGGAGGAATCACTGAAGATGTGCTACACAACGCTAATACGGATGGTGAAATACATGGCCCCTCCATCGGGGAAGTTTGAGAGTGGACTCTTTCCTCATACAGATAAACCAATTAGCACACTCATTTGCGAGGATAAAATTTCAGGACTGGAAATTGAGGTCAAGGACGGCCAATGGTTGAGGTTGTCTAATTTATCTCCTTCTTCCTTTGTATTTATGGTTGGAGACCCTTTCAAg GCTTGGAGTAATGGGAGATTGAAATCGGGGATGCACAGAGTGATGATGAGTGGAGATAAAGATCGATATTCTATAGCAGCTTTTGCCGTTCCAAACAAGGGTACCATAATCAAGACACCCAAAGAGCTTATAGATGACCAACATCCTCAACTTTACAAAGACTTTGATTTCATGGAGTACTTCTTTTTTACTGCTTCGGACTTAGCAAAGAGGTTCAACTCCAACCAGCAGATCGACGCCTTTGCTGCTCTCTCACCACCGATTTCCAATTAA
- the LOC105781765 gene encoding probable 2-oxoglutarate-dependent dioxygenase AOP1 isoform X2: MGVNAEIEYPVIEFRSSDLKRGTDGWNRLCKRVREACETFGSFEVVYEKISTEVREEVFRLIKELVEVPVERKQKNVSPMPFHGWVGSCPQISLLYEGFGVGDASNYDSIKSFAQLMWPDGYPHFCDIVHTLATQMEELNKLIWLMIIDSYGLGEESLKMCYTTLIRMVKYMAPPSGKFESGLFPHTDKPISTLICEDKISGLEIEVKDGQWLRLSNLSPSSFVFMVGDPFKAWSNGRLKSGMHRVMMSGDKDRYSIAAFAVPNKGTIIKTPKELIDDQHPQLYKDFDFMEYFFFTASDLAKRFNSNQQIDAFAALSPPISN, translated from the exons ATGGGTGTCAACGCTGAAATTGAGTACCCAGTCATTGAGTTCCGTTCATCGGATTTGAAGCGAGGTACTGATGGGTGGAATCGTTTGTGCAAGAGGGTTCGTGAGGCTTGCGAGACTTTCGGCTCTTTTGAGGTGGTATACGAAAAGATATCAACGGAAGTTCGAGAAGAGGTTTTTAGGTTGATTAAAGAACTGGTTGAAGTCCCAGTAGAGAGGAAACAGAAGAACGTTAGTCCCATGCCTTTCCATGGTTGGGTTGGATCATGCCCTCAGATTTCTTTGTTGTATGAAGGCTTCGGAGTTGGAGATGCCTCCAACTATGATTCTATTAAAAGCTTTGCTCAACTTATGTGGCCTGATGGTTACCCACACTTTTG TGACATTGTACACACTCTGGCGACACAAATGGAAGAGCTAAACAAGTTAATCTGGCTAATGATAATTGATAGTTATGGATTAGGGGAGGAATCACTGAAGATGTGCTACACAACGCTAATACGGATGGTGAAATACATGGCCCCTCCATCGGGGAAGTTTGAGAGTGGACTCTTTCCTCATACAGATAAACCAATTAGCACACTCATTTGCGAGGATAAAATTTCAGGACTGGAAATTGAGGTCAAGGACGGCCAATGGTTGAGGTTGTCTAATTTATCTCCTTCTTCCTTTGTATTTATGGTTGGAGACCCTTTCAAg GCTTGGAGTAATGGGAGATTGAAATCGGGGATGCACAGAGTGATGATGAGTGGAGATAAAGATCGATATTCTATAGCAGCTTTTGCCGTTCCAAACAAGGGTACCATAATCAAGACACCCAAAGAGCTTATAGATGACCAACATCCTCAACTTTACAAAGACTTTGATTTCATGGAGTACTTCTTTTTTACTGCTTCGGACTTAGCAAAGAGGTTCAACTCCAACCAGCAGATCGACGCCTTTGCTGCTCTCTCACCACCGATTTCCAATTAA